One region of Synechococcus elongatus PCC 11801 genomic DNA includes:
- a CDS encoding GNAT family N-acetyltransferase — protein sequence MVSLLQIRAAQPTDLPEILKLIRELAIFEELEHQVVEDPDLLAEHLFGRQPYAYVQIAEWEGAIAGYVLYFLTYSSFRKQPSLYLEDLFVRPAYRRQGIATALLRQLATIAVEQQCGRVEWAVLDWNQRAIAFYEGLGAKVLPDWRICRLEGSAIGNFAGILTA from the coding sequence ATGGTGTCCTTGCTCCAAATCCGTGCAGCCCAGCCGACCGATCTCCCCGAGATTCTGAAGCTGATTCGAGAGTTAGCCATTTTTGAAGAACTGGAGCACCAAGTTGTTGAAGATCCCGATCTGCTGGCAGAGCATCTCTTTGGTCGTCAACCTTATGCCTACGTACAAATCGCTGAATGGGAGGGCGCGATCGCCGGTTATGTTCTCTACTTCCTGACCTACTCCAGCTTCCGGAAGCAACCCAGCCTCTATTTAGAAGACCTCTTTGTACGGCCAGCCTACCGTCGCCAAGGCATTGCCACAGCGCTGCTCCGACAATTAGCGACGATCGCCGTAGAGCAACAGTGTGGACGCGTTGAATGGGCAGTTCTCGACTGGAATCAGCGGGCGATCGCTTTCTACGAAGGCTTGGGTGCCAAGGTCTTGCCAGACTGGCGAATTTGTCGTTTGGAGGGATCGGCAATCGGTAATTTTGCCGGCATTCTGACCGCTTAG
- the rpoD gene encoding RNA polymerase sigma factor RpoD, with amino-acid sequence MTLLISIDKEQEEAGMTQATELLDPALKPAEAKPKRSSRKKAATAVVEPEAAIAPTADVDAIDDEESVGEDEDAAAKAKAKVRKTYTEDSIRLYLQEIGRIRLLRADEEIELARQIADLLALERVRDELLEQLDRLPSDAEWAAAVDSPLDEFRRRLFRGRRAKDKMVQSNLRLVVSIAKKYMNRGLSFQDLIQEGSLGLIRAAEKFDHEKGYKFSTYATWWIRQAITRAIADQSRTIRLPVHLYETISRIKKTTKLLSQEMGRKPTEEEIATRMEMTIEKLRFIAKSAQLPISLETPIGKEEDSRLGDFIEADGETPEDEVAKNLLREDLEGVLSTLSPRERDVLRLRYGLDDGRMKTLEEIGQLFNVTRERIRQIEAKALRKLRHPNRNSILKEYIR; translated from the coding sequence ATGACGCTGCTGATTTCAATCGATAAGGAGCAAGAGGAAGCCGGCATGACTCAGGCCACCGAATTACTCGATCCCGCGCTCAAACCGGCGGAAGCCAAGCCGAAACGGAGTAGTCGCAAAAAAGCAGCGACTGCCGTCGTTGAGCCTGAGGCTGCGATCGCACCAACGGCGGATGTCGATGCGATCGATGATGAGGAATCGGTTGGCGAAGACGAGGATGCGGCGGCCAAAGCCAAAGCCAAAGTCCGTAAAACTTACACAGAAGATTCAATTCGGCTATATCTGCAAGAGATTGGTCGCATCCGTCTTCTGCGGGCTGACGAAGAGATTGAACTCGCGCGTCAAATTGCTGACCTACTAGCACTGGAACGCGTTCGGGATGAGTTGCTCGAGCAGCTCGATCGCCTGCCCAGCGATGCTGAATGGGCGGCGGCTGTGGATTCTCCGCTCGATGAATTCCGCCGCCGATTGTTCCGGGGTCGCCGCGCCAAAGACAAGATGGTGCAGTCGAACCTGCGGTTGGTGGTTTCGATCGCCAAAAAATACATGAACCGGGGTTTGTCCTTCCAAGACCTGATTCAAGAAGGCAGCTTGGGTCTGATTCGGGCCGCTGAAAAGTTTGACCACGAAAAAGGCTACAAGTTCTCGACTTACGCCACCTGGTGGATCCGCCAAGCCATCACGCGGGCGATCGCCGATCAAAGCCGCACGATCCGCCTACCGGTTCACCTTTACGAAACCATTTCTCGCATCAAGAAAACCACCAAGCTGCTTTCTCAGGAAATGGGTCGCAAGCCGACTGAGGAAGAGATCGCGACTCGCATGGAGATGACGATCGAGAAACTGCGGTTTATCGCTAAGTCAGCCCAACTGCCGATTTCACTGGAAACTCCGATCGGTAAAGAAGAAGATTCCCGCTTGGGTGACTTCATCGAAGCCGATGGTGAAACGCCAGAAGATGAAGTCGCCAAAAATCTGCTGCGCGAAGATCTGGAAGGCGTGCTCAGCACCCTCAGCCCCCGCGAGCGTGATGTGCTGCGTCTGCGCTACGGCTTGGATGACGGCCGCATGAAAACGCTGGAAGAAATTGGCCAGTTGTTTAATGTCACCCGCGAACGCATCCGCCAAATCGAAGCCAAAGCGCTACGGAAACTGCGTCATCCCAACCGCAACAGCATCTTGAAAGAGTACATCCGCTAG